One genomic window of Gemmatimonadaceae bacterium includes the following:
- a CDS encoding DUF4397 domain-containing protein, with protein sequence MTMSLFKSSLRTAAAAGMLGALAACSADTGPTVTQVGDLAYVRVINAIPDTGAMIYRFVDQIENPLEGLGLNFRQASAYAGTKVGARQLRAFIVSTTPAIVAGAPILDRSVTLAKDTYYTLLHVGLAQGDRDSIIVLVDSFPSFSALGARVGIRAVHAIPSGVGAVNVFTTKRLADALPATPAFSNVTYGRATAYAQVTADTIAARVQVADTPTTVLSALAPVGTAGTTAVNPDGGSRIAGSSLTAVAFPAGLGARATSNATNPQFSGSPAVVWYLDGRPPETVPRVRP encoded by the coding sequence ATGACCATGTCTCTCTTCAAGTCCTCGCTGCGCACCGCCGCGGCCGCCGGTATGCTCGGCGCGCTGGCGGCCTGCTCGGCTGATACCGGTCCGACCGTGACCCAGGTCGGTGATCTCGCGTACGTGCGCGTGATCAACGCGATCCCGGACACGGGCGCGATGATCTACCGCTTCGTCGACCAGATCGAGAACCCGCTCGAGGGGCTCGGCCTGAACTTCCGGCAGGCCTCGGCCTACGCGGGCACCAAGGTCGGCGCGCGTCAGCTTCGCGCCTTCATCGTGAGCACCACGCCGGCGATCGTGGCCGGCGCGCCGATCCTCGACCGGTCGGTGACGCTCGCGAAGGACACGTACTACACGCTCCTGCACGTCGGCCTCGCACAGGGTGACCGGGACAGCATCATCGTGCTGGTGGATTCGTTCCCGTCGTTCAGCGCCCTCGGCGCCCGCGTCGGCATCCGTGCCGTGCATGCGATCCCGTCGGGCGTTGGCGCCGTGAACGTGTTCACCACCAAGCGCCTGGCCGATGCCCTGCCGGCCACGCCGGCGTTCTCGAACGTCACGTATGGCCGCGCCACGGCGTACGCACAGGTGACGGCGGACACGATCGCCGCGCGGGTGCAGGTGGCAGACACCCCGACCACCGTGCTCTCGGCGCTGGCCCCGGTGGGCACCGCCGGCACCACGGCCGTCAACCCCGACGGCGGCTCGCGGATCGCCGGCTCGTCGCTCACCGCGGTCGCCTTCCCGGCCGGCCTCGGCGCGCGCGCCACGTCCAACGCCACCAACCCGCAGTTCAGCGGCTCGCCAGCCGTGGTCTGGTACCTCGACGGCCGTCCGCCCGAGACGGTGCCGAGGGTCCGCCCGTAA